A stretch of Sulfurimonas autotrophica DSM 16294 DNA encodes these proteins:
- a CDS encoding efflux RND transporter permease subunit, whose product MNHHKPYNPKDIAGKLAKSFIKNPLTLVLGISLLAIGYLALIIMPREENPQMVVSGSTVIVALPGASAKEVEKIIVQPLERKLKEIKGVEHIYGSAMDNVGVVNAAFYIGEEKEDSNLKIYDKIMQNADMFPKGAMKPIIKPLDIDIDIPIVTVAFYSNDRQMSQTELYDKVKKIQHHINGLNNVAVTALKGGHKHQFNIEVDLNKLSGYNLSMGQITQAVQAVSYNVPAIKNKTKKNKIVMLGVKNAIEDAKDVGDIIVAQYMGSPIYLRQVAKVTNSYDIQNFKSALISKKEKEGKFMPFENQVTLTVSKLQGTNAVIIADEVKEELQNYKKELDKIGVNYVITRNDGERADDAVNELVMHLVLSIVIIAILLIFVLGWRESLIVTFTVPAILAITLFVAYLSGQTINRITLFAFLLALGLLVDAAIIVIENIHRHYHSVESAHESNDELMVKATDEIGAPTNIATLAIIMTMVPMAFVGGMMGQFMKPIPENVPVALIASLFVAYIFTPYLAVRILKRPKHEKGEH is encoded by the coding sequence ATGAATCATCATAAACCGTATAATCCCAAGGATATTGCCGGAAAACTGGCAAAATCATTTATTAAAAACCCTCTTACTTTAGTTTTAGGAATTTCTTTACTGGCAATCGGATACTTGGCACTTATAATTATGCCACGTGAAGAAAACCCACAGATGGTTGTCAGTGGATCTACCGTAATAGTTGCTTTGCCTGGGGCCAGTGCAAAAGAGGTAGAAAAAATAATAGTACAGCCTTTGGAGCGAAAACTTAAAGAGATTAAAGGGGTTGAGCATATTTACGGCTCTGCTATGGACAATGTCGGTGTTGTCAATGCAGCCTTTTATATAGGTGAAGAAAAAGAAGATTCAAACCTAAAAATATATGACAAAATAATGCAAAACGCCGATATGTTTCCAAAAGGTGCTATGAAGCCGATTATCAAACCTTTGGATATTGATATTGATATTCCTATTGTAACTGTTGCTTTTTATTCTAATGACAGACAAATGAGCCAGACAGAGCTTTATGATAAAGTGAAAAAAATCCAGCATCACATCAATGGTTTAAATAATGTTGCAGTTACGGCACTTAAAGGCGGACATAAACACCAGTTCAATATAGAAGTAGACTTAAACAAACTCTCCGGATACAACCTCTCTATGGGACAAATCACTCAAGCTGTTCAAGCCGTTTCTTATAATGTTCCCGCAATTAAGAACAAAACAAAAAAGAATAAAATTGTTATGCTTGGTGTAAAAAATGCCATAGAAGATGCAAAAGATGTCGGTGATATTATCGTAGCGCAATATATGGGCTCGCCAATATATTTAAGACAAGTTGCAAAAGTAACAAACTCTTATGATATTCAAAACTTCAAATCAGCACTAATCAGTAAAAAAGAAAAAGAGGGTAAATTTATGCCCTTTGAAAATCAAGTCACACTTACAGTATCAAAACTCCAAGGCACAAATGCCGTCATAATTGCAGATGAAGTAAAAGAAGAACTGCAAAATTACAAAAAAGAGTTAGATAAAATCGGTGTCAATTATGTTATTACGAGAAATGACGGAGAAAGAGCTGATGACGCGGTAAATGAACTTGTTATGCACTTGGTTCTATCCATTGTAATTATCGCTATTCTTCTTATATTTGTTCTTGGATGGAGAGAATCACTCATTGTAACATTTACTGTGCCTGCTATTTTGGCAATTACACTTTTTGTAGCCTATTTAAGTGGTCAAACTATCAACAGAATTACGCTCTTTGCATTTTTACTTGCTTTAGGACTCTTGGTTGATGCTGCCATTATTGTTATAGAAAATATTCACAGACATTATCATTCTGTGGAATCTGCACATGAAAGCAATGATGAACTTATGGTCAAAGCGACAGATGAAATCGGAGCACCGACAAATATTGCAACACTTGCCATCATTATGACAATGGTACCTATGGCTTTTGTCGGCGGTATGATGGGACAATTTATGAAGCCAATTCCTGAGAATGTTCCCGTAGCACTCATTGCTTCACTCTTTGTAGCATATATTTTCACCCCATACCTTGCGGTGAGAATTTTAAAAAGACCAAAACATGAAAAAGGAGAGCATTAA
- the rseP gene encoding RIP metalloprotease RseP, protein MSWLVSLLVLSGLIFFHELGHFTVARLMGVYVEVFSIGFGKRLFTFRAFNTDWSISAIPLGGYVKMKGQDDADPSKKSYDADSYNTKTPLQKILILLAGPAANFVLAFILYFIIALGNPQVLAPIVGTVVKDSPAFVAGLESNDTIMNINGKKITTWKEMAHMISEAKGSIALQVDRNGYLKLIKLEPKLQDAKNMYGENVKRKMIGISAAGVMHEQKLGFIDKLKYATDQTVFASTLIFTGVKKLIMGDVPASEMGGVISIVKLTSDATAVGWMSVLFFAALISVNLGVLNLLPIPALDGGHIMFNLYEMLFRREPSEKVVIKLTIAGWVILFGLMGLGIFNDINRLVG, encoded by the coding sequence ATGAGTTGGTTAGTTTCACTTTTAGTCCTCTCAGGGCTTATATTTTTCCATGAACTTGGGCATTTTACGGTCGCACGCCTTATGGGTGTTTATGTAGAAGTATTTAGCATAGGTTTTGGAAAGCGTCTTTTTACTTTTCGTGCTTTTAACACAGACTGGAGTATTTCAGCTATTCCTCTTGGCGGATATGTCAAGATGAAAGGTCAAGATGATGCGGATCCGAGTAAAAAAAGCTATGATGCAGACAGTTACAATACAAAAACACCTCTGCAAAAGATTTTAATTCTTTTAGCAGGTCCTGCGGCGAATTTTGTTCTTGCATTTATACTCTATTTTATTATAGCGCTGGGTAATCCTCAGGTTTTAGCGCCCATTGTCGGAACAGTTGTCAAAGACTCCCCTGCTTTTGTAGCAGGATTAGAGTCAAATGATACCATTATGAACATCAACGGGAAAAAAATCACCACTTGGAAAGAGATGGCTCACATGATTTCTGAAGCCAAAGGTTCTATTGCCTTGCAAGTAGACAGAAACGGATACCTTAAACTCATAAAACTTGAACCAAAACTCCAAGATGCAAAAAATATGTACGGAGAAAATGTCAAGCGTAAGATGATAGGTATTTCTGCAGCCGGTGTTATGCATGAACAAAAACTGGGTTTCATAGACAAATTAAAATATGCGACTGATCAGACAGTTTTTGCTTCTACTCTTATTTTTACAGGTGTAAAAAAACTCATTATGGGCGATGTTCCCGCTTCTGAAATGGGTGGAGTAATTTCTATTGTAAAACTAACCTCTGATGCAACGGCAGTAGGATGGATGAGTGTTTTATTTTTTGCGGCACTAATTTCTGTCAACCTTGGCGTACTCAATTTACTCCCTATTCCAGCACTTGACGGCGGACATATAATGTTTAACTTATATGAAATGCTCTTTAGACGAGAACCGAGTGAAAAAGTTGTTATTAAGCTGACAATAGCCGGATGGGTTATACTGTTTGGTCTTATGGGACTTGGAATTTTTAATGATATAAATAGATTAGTAGGATAA
- the pgsA gene encoding CDP-diacylglycerol--glycerol-3-phosphate 3-phosphatidyltransferase yields the protein MLNLPNLLASLRILIAPVMFWIILNPQVFTANGFDITWNYYFASLLFVLASATDFFDGYIARQWNQMTMLGAILDPLADKMLTLAAFLGLMVMGDASPWAIYIIIVRELFITGLRTVGVSEGISVKASWSGKVKTVAQMIAIGFLLMHWPYGTALLWFAVFLTVYSGLEYLWGFKKAIMKESIV from the coding sequence TTGCTCAATTTGCCAAATTTATTAGCATCCCTACGTATACTTATTGCACCCGTGATGTTTTGGATTATACTTAATCCTCAGGTTTTCACTGCCAACGGTTTTGACATTACCTGGAACTACTATTTTGCCTCACTTTTATTTGTTTTAGCCTCTGCAACAGATTTTTTTGACGGCTATATTGCAAGACAATGGAATCAAATGACAATGCTTGGCGCCATCCTTGACCCTCTTGCAGACAAAATGCTCACACTTGCGGCATTTTTAGGACTTATGGTTATGGGAGATGCTTCACCTTGGGCTATTTACATCATCATTGTACGTGAGCTTTTCATCACAGGACTTCGTACCGTTGGCGTCAGTGAAGGCATCAGCGTTAAAGCATCTTGGTCAGGTAAGGTGAAAACAGTTGCGCAGATGATAGCCATAGGTTTTTTACTGATGCATTGGCCTTACGGTACCGCACTTCTTTGGTTTGCCGTATTCTTAACTGTTTATTCTGGGCTAGAATACCTTTGGGGATTTAAAAAAGCAATTATGAAGGAGAGCATAGTATGA
- a CDS encoding efflux RND transporter periplasmic adaptor subunit, translating into MKKLLLILALGASLMAETLTLSGSVISDNQKMITSRFMGFVTNVNTSEGEKVKKGQVLYSIDSREIDSAKRQAELSLQMYENQYTNVRLNLERYKRLLQKDMVSKYEVENLELAAKNLQDMINIAKARLQEVENQYKYLHVKAPNNGVVVAKNIKVGEMAMPGMPAIVLSDLSDLKISAEIAESNLNLIHHGKKVKVEIPSIGVKTIGTITAIIPNSNPMTHTFKIKVSFKTLNKSVYPGMYATVTIN; encoded by the coding sequence ATGAAAAAACTACTACTGATACTGGCACTGGGGGCTTCACTTATGGCTGAGACTTTAACACTCTCAGGAAGTGTTATTTCAGACAATCAAAAGATGATAACAAGCCGTTTTATGGGTTTTGTTACAAATGTGAACACAAGTGAAGGTGAAAAGGTCAAAAAGGGACAGGTTCTTTACAGTATTGATTCTAGAGAAATTGATTCGGCAAAACGTCAGGCGGAACTTTCGCTGCAAATGTATGAGAACCAGTATACAAACGTCAGACTTAATCTTGAACGTTACAAAAGACTACTTCAAAAAGATATGGTTTCAAAGTATGAAGTAGAAAATCTCGAACTTGCGGCAAAAAATCTACAAGATATGATAAATATAGCCAAAGCAAGACTCCAAGAAGTAGAAAATCAATATAAATACTTACATGTAAAGGCTCCAAACAACGGCGTTGTTGTTGCCAAAAACATCAAAGTCGGTGAGATGGCAATGCCAGGCATGCCTGCCATTGTACTTTCAGACTTAAGTGATTTGAAAATTTCGGCAGAGATTGCAGAAAGTAATTTAAATCTTATCCATCATGGAAAAAAAGTAAAAGTGGAAATCCCTTCTATCGGAGTCAAAACCATTGGAACAATAACGGCAATTATTCCAAATTCAAATCCTATGACACATACTTTTAAAATAAAAGTATCATTTAAGACACTGAACAAATCAGTCTACCCTGGTATGTATGCCACTGTAACTATTAACTAA
- a CDS encoding DUF6858 family protein has protein sequence MTKTTFMEKYPVFSLHVNKNETSFKNADEIVEHFKQLIQNHPIAKFIALFDHYEHTSSMQEGVIAPEIKDAKNVIFCFGKQLPNAKILAVRPRSIGICEFEDGFEINFLEVPNEQLHSVVETWAKSVVNA, from the coding sequence ATGACAAAAACAACTTTTATGGAAAAATACCCTGTATTTTCTTTACATGTAAACAAAAATGAAACAAGCTTCAAAAATGCAGATGAAATAGTAGAACATTTCAAACAGCTTATACAGAATCATCCTATTGCTAAATTTATTGCACTATTTGACCATTACGAACATACTTCTTCAATGCAAGAGGGCGTCATTGCACCTGAAATAAAAGATGCAAAAAACGTCATCTTCTGTTTTGGTAAGCAGCTTCCAAATGCTAAAATACTGGCAGTTCGTCCAAGAAGTATAGGTATCTGCGAATTTGAAGATGGTTTTGAAATAAACTTTTTAGAAGTACCCAATGAACAGCTCCACAGTGTTGTTGAAACTTGGGCTAAATCTGTAGTAAACGCCTAA
- a CDS encoding NAD(P)/FAD-dependent oxidoreductase gives MNEENYDLIVVGSGAAGIIAAIIAAREGKKVLLLEKLSKIASKLKATGGGRCNLTNTLSNEDFMARFGRDGRFMQDALNEFDYKKLINFLEEIGIETHAPDGFRVFPTSHSSATIISGLKEEMQRQGITIKCNQKVTRLLATGNHIDGVKTEAETFLSPNIIIATGGLGYPVLGAEGDGYNLASEVGHKITDLSPAMMPLKTKETWVKNCRADTIAKVELRVDIKKHKKLRAIGDLIFTNSGIRGPVVLDFAREVTPLLKKYGEVPLLLNLTKGKNEEQIREHFKKESTKENITTVLELLKTLLPEALSLELCHLAKIEPDTKYKKVEGKKRDKLISLLAWTPLTVTGHDGFKMAMITRGGVSLKEINPKTMQSKIIDGLYFCGEVMNLDGPCGGYNLQWSFASGYLAGKLL, from the coding sequence ATGAATGAAGAAAATTATGATTTAATAGTTGTCGGAAGCGGTGCAGCTGGAATCATTGCGGCAATAATCGCGGCACGTGAAGGCAAAAAAGTGCTGCTTTTGGAAAAACTTTCAAAAATAGCTTCAAAATTAAAAGCCACGGGCGGCGGCAGATGTAATTTAACAAATACGCTCTCAAATGAAGATTTTATGGCTCGTTTTGGACGAGATGGACGATTTATGCAGGATGCCCTCAACGAATTTGATTATAAAAAACTCATAAATTTTTTAGAAGAAATCGGCATAGAGACACATGCACCTGACGGTTTTCGCGTTTTTCCCACTTCACACTCCTCTGCGACTATTATTTCAGGTTTAAAAGAAGAGATGCAGCGCCAAGGTATTACAATAAAATGCAATCAAAAAGTAACCAGGCTTTTAGCAACAGGTAATCATATTGACGGTGTCAAAACAGAGGCTGAAACATTTTTATCACCGAATATCATCATTGCAACAGGCGGCCTGGGCTATCCCGTTCTTGGTGCTGAGGGTGACGGCTATAATCTTGCCAGTGAAGTCGGTCATAAAATAACCGACCTCTCTCCCGCCATGATGCCTCTAAAAACAAAAGAGACCTGGGTCAAAAACTGCCGTGCAGATACCATAGCAAAAGTTGAACTGCGTGTAGATATAAAAAAACATAAAAAACTTCGCGCCATAGGTGATTTGATTTTCACAAACTCCGGCATACGCGGACCTGTCGTACTTGATTTTGCCAGAGAAGTAACACCGCTTTTAAAAAAATACGGGGAAGTTCCACTGCTGCTCAACCTGACAAAAGGGAAAAATGAAGAACAGATACGTGAGCATTTCAAAAAAGAGAGTACCAAAGAGAACATAACAACAGTCCTTGAACTACTCAAAACTCTCCTGCCCGAAGCACTTAGTCTTGAGCTGTGTCATCTTGCAAAAATAGAGCCCGATACAAAGTATAAAAAAGTTGAAGGAAAAAAACGTGATAAACTCATTTCACTGCTTGCTTGGACACCCCTTACTGTTACCGGACACGACGGCTTTAAAATGGCGATGATCACAAGAGGAGGCGTCTCACTCAAAGAGATTAATCCAAAAACAATGCAGAGTAAAATTATAGACGGTTTATATTTCTGCGGAGAAGTGATGAATCTTGACGGTCCGTGCGGAGGCTACAACTTACAGTGGAGCTTCGCCAGCGGTTATTTAGCCGGAAAACTGCTATAA
- a CDS encoding efflux RND transporter permease subunit has translation MFKKFEKLVLNGIQSSAQRKFILISTLIAFIISVLMISPTEIVKAKMLPGKNNDTFNIYVKLPTGSSIQQTKEVTDCVSSYVIQEKEVLDTEVFLGMGSPLDFAGLIKGSQFKNSENVAEIVLNITKKHEREEPSYMMVQRLRPLIQGNCEKLYPNTHISFVEPPAGPPTLSAIVAEIYGDNAPGIRKLAARVEDVFKHTNGLVDIDIMQDDMYDTFEIIVNSTKIAKSGLNVKQLNNILYLAFEGMDISVKNSDKYSDQIPLFLRLSDESKRFSKKDLDSVKSKLTSLKLMNKKGMMVPVTELVTVIPKKSNPMIMSKDLHQMTNVLAETDMVSQVYPLLDARNTIINTFSDEYKVEKTGLFNLMLTDKKTDKVYKLIWDGEMKVTMDTFRDLGGAFIAALILIFLLMVIYYKSYTLSGIILLGSFLSIVGVIFGHWIMDIFTTDTFFLTATSLIGFIALIGISSRNSLLLIDFTKSLMSEKGMHKAEAIAYASATRAKPIFLTAVAIMLASTLLASDAVFGGLGVALIFGTIAAVVASLIVVPVLLYMSDLEDHFHFHEKKAVSVEDPV, from the coding sequence ATGTTTAAAAAATTTGAAAAATTAGTACTTAACGGTATACAAAGCTCTGCTCAAAGAAAATTTATACTTATCTCGACATTAATAGCTTTCATCATCTCGGTTTTAATGATATCGCCTACAGAAATTGTAAAAGCTAAAATGCTACCGGGAAAAAATAATGATACTTTTAATATCTATGTAAAACTTCCAACTGGTAGTTCTATTCAGCAGACAAAAGAAGTTACAGACTGTGTAAGCAGTTATGTTATACAAGAAAAAGAAGTGCTTGATACCGAAGTATTTTTAGGTATGGGTTCACCTCTTGATTTTGCCGGACTCATTAAAGGAAGTCAATTTAAGAACTCAGAAAATGTTGCAGAAATTGTACTCAATATTACAAAAAAACATGAAAGAGAAGAACCGTCATATATGATGGTACAACGCCTGCGTCCTCTCATACAGGGAAATTGTGAAAAACTCTATCCAAATACGCATATATCTTTTGTAGAACCACCTGCAGGTCCTCCGACACTCTCAGCTATTGTTGCTGAAATCTACGGTGATAATGCACCCGGAATTAGAAAATTAGCTGCTCGTGTTGAAGATGTCTTCAAGCATACAAACGGTCTGGTTGACATTGATATAATGCAAGATGATATGTATGATACTTTTGAAATTATAGTTAACAGTACAAAAATTGCCAAATCAGGACTTAATGTCAAACAGCTTAACAATATTTTATATCTTGCTTTTGAAGGTATGGACATATCTGTCAAAAATTCAGATAAATACAGCGACCAGATTCCTCTCTTTTTAAGATTGTCGGATGAATCAAAAAGATTTAGTAAAAAAGATTTAGATTCTGTTAAATCAAAACTGACTTCACTAAAGTTGATGAATAAAAAGGGAATGATGGTTCCGGTAACTGAACTTGTAACAGTTATTCCTAAGAAATCAAACCCGATGATTATGAGCAAAGATTTACATCAAATGACAAATGTTCTGGCTGAAACAGATATGGTTTCTCAGGTTTATCCTCTGCTTGATGCAAGAAATACCATCATAAATACATTCAGTGATGAATACAAAGTCGAAAAGACAGGTTTGTTTAATCTTATGCTAACAGATAAAAAAACAGATAAAGTTTATAAACTTATCTGGGACGGAGAGATGAAAGTCACTATGGATACTTTTAGAGATTTGGGCGGTGCATTTATTGCTGCGCTAATCCTTATATTTTTACTGATGGTTATTTACTATAAAAGTTATACTCTCAGCGGTATCATTCTTTTAGGCTCATTTTTATCTATTGTAGGTGTCATTTTCGGTCACTGGATAATGGACATTTTCACAACGGATACATTCTTTTTAACAGCAACATCACTGATTGGTTTTATTGCCCTTATAGGAATCAGTTCACGAAACTCTCTTTTGCTGATTGATTTTACAAAATCTCTTATGAGTGAAAAAGGAATGCACAAAGCTGAAGCTATCGCATATGCAAGTGCTACACGTGCAAAACCAATTTTCCTCACAGCAGTAGCTATTATGCTGGCATCAACACTGCTTGCAAGTGATGCAGTTTTTGGCGGTCTTGGGGTTGCCTTGATTTTTGGTACTATAGCAGCCGTCGTGGCTTCACTTATTGTAGTACCGGTACTTCTTTACATGTCAGATTTGGAAGATCACTTTCATTTTCATGAGAAAAAAGCCGTATCGGTTGAAGACCCTGTCTAG
- a CDS encoding class I SAM-dependent methyltransferase: protein MIKKCPLCQNSASFFYKESQSYFTCKVCHGIFVDEAQLPDEKSEKERYELHDDNADDAGYRKFVSPITSNIERSFTKEDEGLDFGAGTSRIITKVMQEKGYDISAYDPYFHPEKELLEKKYDYIASCEVIEHFYHPAKEFELLKSLLKKDAKLFLMTDIYDERIEFSSWYYKNDPTHVFFYTKKTFEWIQQRFEFSNLLIEKRLITLSN, encoded by the coding sequence ATGATAAAAAAATGCCCCCTATGTCAAAACAGTGCAAGTTTTTTTTATAAAGAGAGCCAGAGTTACTTTACATGTAAGGTCTGTCATGGCATATTTGTAGATGAAGCACAGCTCCCTGATGAAAAAAGTGAAAAAGAGCGTTATGAACTGCATGATGATAATGCTGATGATGCAGGATATAGAAAGTTTGTTTCTCCCATAACTTCAAATATTGAAAGAAGTTTTACTAAAGAGGATGAAGGATTGGACTTTGGTGCGGGAACTTCTCGTATTATTACAAAAGTAATGCAGGAAAAAGGCTATGACATAAGTGCTTATGATCCCTATTTTCATCCTGAGAAAGAACTTTTAGAAAAAAAATATGATTATATAGCTTCTTGTGAGGTGATAGAGCATTTTTACCATCCTGCAAAAGAATTTGAACTCTTAAAGTCTTTGCTTAAAAAAGATGCAAAATTATTTTTAATGACAGATATATATGATGAGAGGATAGAGTTTTCTTCATGGTATTATAAAAACGATCCGACTCATGTCTTTTTCTATACGAAAAAAACATTTGAGTGGATACAACAGAGGTTTGAATTTTCAAACCTCTTGATTGAAAAAAGGCTGATAACCCTCTCTAACTAG
- a CDS encoding tRNA-uridine aminocarboxypropyltransferase translates to MKTYYGDREKCYKCYRPKSSCMCGHFEHINTQTKFVILMHPKEFKKVKNNTGHFTHQSLDNSELFIGIDFTCNKRINEIIATHESYILFPSQNALNLTTTYPKNSEKPMAIFLIDSTWACTKKIFTQSENLKKLKHMSFTTTKTSQYQIKIQPDENYLSTIESTLVVLELLNKWEVEHVEQTALHGFLRPFQKMIEYQQNLIANPKSHAVRFKRNTLKS, encoded by the coding sequence ATGAAAACTTATTATGGCGACAGAGAGAAGTGTTATAAATGTTACAGACCCAAGAGCTCGTGTATGTGTGGACATTTTGAGCATATAAATACGCAGACTAAATTTGTAATTTTAATGCATCCAAAAGAGTTTAAAAAAGTCAAAAACAATACAGGGCATTTTACACATCAAAGTCTTGATAATTCTGAACTTTTTATCGGCATAGACTTTACATGTAACAAAAGAATTAATGAGATTATTGCAACCCATGAGAGTTACATCCTTTTTCCTTCGCAAAATGCGCTAAACTTGACTACCACATATCCAAAAAACAGTGAAAAACCTATGGCAATTTTTTTGATAGATTCTACCTGGGCATGTACAAAAAAAATATTTACACAGAGTGAAAATTTAAAAAAGCTCAAACATATGAGCTTTACAACGACAAAAACATCACAGTATCAGATAAAAATACAGCCTGATGAAAATTATCTCTCTACGATAGAATCGACTTTGGTGGTGCTTGAATTATTAAACAAGTGGGAAGTTGAACATGTGGAGCAAACAGCGTTGCATGGTTTTTTACGACCTTTTCAAAAGATGATAGAGTATCAGCAAAACCTCATTGCTAATCCTAAAAGTCATGCAGTGAGATTTAAACGTAATACTTTGAAAAGTTAG
- a CDS encoding YggS family pyridoxal phosphate-dependent enzyme — MNEIEYKLYIDNVIRRVETARLKVSDHLIVKIVAVSKYSTAEDIKRLYNIGQRAFGENKVQDLKAKAKELEDLPLEWHFIGNLQKNKINNLLDINPSLFQALDSLELAEELQKKLKAKNMTLECLMQINSAKEESKHGFMPEDTISAYTQIISECPNINLKGVMSIGAHSDDKQVVKKSFETTHAIYKQLPNATICSMGMSGDFELAIECGSNMVRLGSIMFNK, encoded by the coding sequence ATGAATGAAATAGAGTACAAATTATATATAGATAATGTAATCAGACGCGTTGAGACTGCACGCTTAAAAGTAAGTGATCATCTTATAGTAAAAATTGTTGCGGTTAGTAAATACTCAACTGCCGAGGATATCAAAAGACTTTACAATATCGGTCAACGAGCTTTTGGTGAGAACAAAGTACAGGATTTAAAAGCAAAAGCAAAAGAACTGGAAGATTTGCCGCTGGAATGGCATTTTATAGGCAATTTACAAAAAAATAAAATCAACAATCTCTTAGATATTAATCCAAGCCTTTTTCAAGCACTCGACTCACTTGAGCTTGCCGAGGAACTACAAAAGAAACTAAAAGCAAAAAATATGACGCTTGAATGTTTAATGCAGATAAACTCGGCAAAAGAAGAGAGTAAGCACGGTTTTATGCCCGAAGATACGATTTCTGCATATACTCAGATTATAAGTGAATGTCCAAACATAAACCTAAAAGGTGTAATGAGCATAGGTGCACATAGTGATGATAAACAGGTAGTCAAGAAAAGTTTTGAGACAACCCATGCAATCTACAAACAGCTTCCAAATGCAACAATCTGTTCTATGGGGATGAGCGGAGATTTTGAACTGGCAATAGAGTGCGGCTCAAATATGGTGCGACTCGGCTCTATAATGTTTAATAAATAA